Proteins encoded within one genomic window of Equus przewalskii isolate Varuska chromosome 3, EquPr2, whole genome shotgun sequence:
- the CXCL6 gene encoding C-X-C motif chemokine 6 encodes MSLLPSRAARVPGPSSSLCALLALLLLTPPGPLVSAGPVAAAVRELRCMCLTVTPGIHPKMISSLQVFAVGPQCSKVEVVATLKNKKEVCLDPEAPLIKKFIQKTLDSGNKKN; translated from the exons ATGAGCCTCTTGCCCAGCCGCGCCGCCCGCGTCCCCGGCCCTTCAAGCTCGCTGTGCGCGCTGCTCGCGCTGCTGCTGCTGACGCCTCCCGGGCCCCTTGTCAGCG ctgGTCCTGTCGCGGCCGCAGTGAGAGAACTGCGTTGCATGTGTTTAACCGTCACACCTGGGATTCATCCCAAAATGATCAGTAGTCTGCAAGTGTTCGCCGTGGGTCCCCAGTGCTCCAAGGTGGAAGTCGT AGCCACcttgaagaacaagaaggaaGTCTGTCTGGACCCAGAAGCCCCTTTGATCAAGAAATTCATCCAGAAAACGTTGGACAG tggaaacaagaaaaattga